The genomic stretch GAAAACATCCATGAACTACAATCAATAATCAGAAGAAGGAGAGGCAATGAAACTGGATTCACAGTTGAGGGTGCCAAATACATGGCTTTTAGGAAGAACATGAAGAAGCAAATCCGAAAGAAGTTGGTAAATTTGAGGTCATTGAAGAATGATTTGATTTCTTCTTCCTCAAACAACAAAGAAAACAACTCTTTGCCTATGCTTCGATTCTTGAAAGAAGCAGAAGCAGTCACCCTAAGCTCACTAGAACATTTGTTGCTATTTATCTGTGATCCAAAAGGGCACTCAAAGAATGGAAGATGGTCAGCAATATCCAAGTTGATGCATTCTAAAAGAGTAGTTTGTGACTCTCAAGATTCAGACACAAATGAATTTGAGAAAGTGGATGCAGCTTTGTCGTCTCTCATCAGCCACAAGTCTTTATCTACTGAAAATTGTCCTATGGAAGATTTGGAGATGTGCATTCAAGATCTAGAAATAGGAGTTGAACAAATATCAAGAAAATTAATTAGAAATAGAGTTTCACTTCTTAACATATTCAACCATTAATCATAGTGTCTATATGATTTGTGTGCACTCAATTTTCCCCAAGAGTGTTACACAACTGTACATGAATGTGAATATATCTTATTTCCAATACTGAATATTATTATCTTAAGGATCAAATCCTATTAGTTCAACATCTATCTCCCTTGATCAGTTCCCTTCAAAATCTTTATCTTTCAATATCCCTTTTTCTTCCAAATGCTCTGCATTAAAATATCTGAAAGGAAAGAGAAGTTAAACCAGTCAGCAAATTTTTTCACTTCAAGAGTCACCAAAGAAGTAATTAAGTAACTGATTAATAAAATTAAATCTATTCATTGAGTCGCATATAAACGTAAGTGAATCTCAAGGTCAACTTAAATGCATATCCTAGTTGTGAATCTCAAAACTGCCATTAGGTTCATGATTAAATAAAAAGGCTTATACGTGTTCTAAAGTTTTCTATGTTAATAGTAGCGATAAATAAGCTAGTTGTGTTTCATCTACCAAGGAGCATCCAATTAGTATTATCAAATAACATGCATTATATTAATAATTGATTAAACAATAGTAGATATGAAGTTTGGGAGATTGCAAAGTATAGTCATCATAATGTACTAATAATTGTATTAAAACCAGGACAAGAAGATTCGTCATGTCTCCAATTGATCCACTGAAAGTGGACAAATTCAAAAGAATGCATGCTATTTGAGAATTGAAAATAGTTTCTTCTTCTGCAACCAAACGATATAATAGCCATTAAGTTGCATGATCTGCAGAGATTGAAATTTTATATTAGCAAAATGCAGAGATGTTGTTTATCCATGTGATGCCAAgttaaaaataaaagaatgagttAGGAAGCTGAGTGAGTGTATAGTAAACATTACGACTTCAATCAGAGAATAGCAAGGAAGGTGAGAAGCAAATAAAGATGATATAATTGGTTTAGATTACTTTATATGGATCATGTTTATGATTCTTGTCATTACTTTAATGCTAACAACCTGATTTTGGTGATCACCAACAATCTCCCTCCTTATTACACCAGTTCGAGCATGTCCGTAGCAGAAACATTAGTACCTAAAGTAGCATCTTTGAATCCGAGTATATATCATGCAGATATTTTTTccattaaaaataaaaaattgatgATATTTTTTccattaaaaataaaaaattgatgCACCAGCCGGGAATCGAACCCGGGTCTGTACCGTGGCAGGGTACTATTCTACCACTAGACCACTGGTGCTTGTTGGCAATGTCCGTGTAAATTTATGTCTTTATAGTCTATACGCCATGTAAAATATGATAATGATTCTCAACAAGTTGTTTGCAGATGAAGTATGAACTGTGCACCATAAAAATGTTACAACTCTACCATAACTTTATGGATTAAATAAAGGTCAATGAAGTTCTATAAATTGAATTTCGGTATGGGGAATTATATATTTATCTATGGTATGGATGAGGACATATTTTTGCATAAGAAAACATGGATTATATGAGACCGTCTGTTTTATCTTTTGGATCATCATGGTTCCATATGAAGCCTTAATAGATGCAGATCAAATTTGAACACTTCTCTAATGCAAGATCAAAATCAAATATTGAATCCCAGTAAAAAATGCAAATTTGAGACCTAAGCTAATGAATTCAATATATTATAATCATCAATAGATAATAAACAGATCATTTGTCAGATCAAAATCAATGGTACAGCATTCATGATTTGGCAGAGATAATAGGGACCATTTGACTCGCATTTGGCACCAATCGTTTGTCCAGAAGTCCGATCCTGTAAAGTAATATTGTCATTAGTAAAAGTAACACATAAAAGTATACATGCAAATTACAGGAAAGGACAGATACAAGTGGTGGAATCAATTCACAATAGCATCATGCATCAAGTAGATCTATATTCCGTGCGACAATAAATGAATTGCCATGAAACAGCATCAGAACTCAAACGGAATTAAT from Lathyrus oleraceus cultivar Zhongwan6 chromosome 7, CAAS_Psat_ZW6_1.0, whole genome shotgun sequence encodes the following:
- the LOC127106895 gene encoding uncharacterized protein LOC127106895 — translated: MAFRKNMKKQIRKKLVNLRSLKNDLISSSSNNKENNSLPMLRFLKEAEAVTLSSLEHLLLFICDPKGHSKNGRWSAISKLMHSKRVVCDSQDSDTNEFEKVDAALSSLISHKSLSTENCPMEDLEMCIQDLEIGVEQISRKLIRNRVSLLNIFNH